A DNA window from Limanda limanda chromosome 6, fLimLim1.1, whole genome shotgun sequence contains the following coding sequences:
- the galnt17 gene encoding polypeptide N-acetylgalactosaminyltransferase 17, with product MAFVFRRWRVLLVLNLLAVAGFMTFWARCSPGRSLQPSGPEAPGPGDWTRPRGNGTGTGTGPGPSISHEVLLKRLSSLEDVVYRQLNGLSKSLGLIEGFGGRGKGGLPATLAPAEESDAKVLREKYGYNAYLSDRISLDRTIPDHRPSKCRKVNYPRDLPQISLIFIFVNEALSVILRSVHSAVNHTPAHLLKDIILVDDNSDDEQLKGPLEEYVNKRYPGLVKIVRNQKREGLIRARIEGWKAATGEVTGFFDAHVEFTPSWAEPVLARIKEDPKRIILPSIDNIKHDTFEVERYENSGHGYNWELWCMYINPPKQWWDDGDTSAPIRTPAMIGCSFVANRDYFGSLGLLDSGMDVYGGENIELGIRVWLCGGSMEVLPCSRVAHIARMKKPYHSNIAFHTRRNALRVAEVWMDEYKSNVYLAWNIPMENHGIDYGDISQRVALRKSLQCKSFEWYLDNVYPEMRRYNNTLFYGEIRNSRASHLCMDQGMKENHTATLHPCHGWGPQLGRFSREGQLFLGPLGSTGEDTRCVVDDQVSSFPQLLNCDKVPNVKQKTWHFSQNESIINRATGRCVEVVPANVYFGHLLVLQPCSGQRWTIKNAMMQ from the exons ATGGCTTTCGTGTTCCGGAGGTGGAGGGTCCTGCTGGTGCTCAACCTGCTCGCCGTGGCGGGCTTCATGACTTTCTGGGCCCGGTGCAGCCCGGGACGCAGCCTGCAGCCCTCCGGTCCGGAGGCTCCGGGTCCGGGGGACTGGACCAGGCCCCGGGGCaacgggaccgggaccgggaccggaccGGGGCCCAGCATCAGCCACGAGGTGCTGCTGAAGAGGCTCAGCTCGCTGGAGGACGTGGTGTACCGGCAGCTGAACG GTCTGTCCAAATCCCTGGGCCTGATCGAGGGCTTCGGGGGCCGGGGGAAGGGGGGCCTGCCCGCCACGCTGGCCCCGGCCGAGGAGAGCGACGCCAAAGTCCTGAGGGAGAAGTACGGCTACAACGCCTACCTCAGCGACAGGATCTCCCTGGACCGGACCATACCGGACCACCGGCCCAGCAA ATGCAGAAAGGTCAACTACCCCAGGGACCTCCCGCAGAtctccctcatcttcatcttcgtcAACGAGGCTCTGTCCGTGATCCTGCGCTCCGTCCACTCGGCCGTCAATCACACGCCGGCTCACCTGCTCAAAGACATCATCCTGGTGGACGACAACAGCGACGACG AGCAGCTGAAGGGACCGCTGGAGGAGTACGTGAACAAACGCTACCCCGGCCTGGTGAAGATCGTCAGGAACCAGAAGAGAGAGGGACTCATCCGGGCCAGGATCGAGGGCTGGAAGGCGGCCACCGGCGAGGTCACGGGATTCTTCGACGCCCACGTGGAGTTCACGCCGTCCTG ggCCGAGCCGGTCCTGGCCAGAATAAAAGAGGACCCCAAGAGGATCATCTTGCCGTCCATCGACAACATCAAGCACGACACGTTCGAGGTGGAGCGCTACGAGAACTCGGGTCACGGCTACAACTGGGAGCTGTGGTGCATGTACATCAACCCGCCCAAGCAGTGGTGGGACGACGGGGACACGTCcgcccccatcag AACCCCGGCTATGATCGGCTGCTCCTTCGTGGCAAACCGAGATTACTTTGGCTCGCTGGGCCTGCTCGACTCGGGCATGGACGTGTACGGAGGAGAGAACATCGAGCTGGGCATCAGG GTGTGGCTGTGCGGCGGCAGCATGGAGGTGCTGCCTTGCTCGAGGGTCGCTCACATCGCCCGGATGAAGAAACCGTACCACAGCAACATCGCCTTCCACACGCGGCGCAACGCTCTGCGTGTGGCGGAGGTCTGGATGGACGAGTACAAGTCCAACGTGTACCTGGCCTGGAACATACCaatggag AACCACGGTATCGATTACGGAGACATCTCTCAGCGGGTCGCCCTGAGGAAGAGCCTGCAGTGTAAGAGCTTCGAGTGGTATCTGGACAACGTCTACCCGGAGATGAGGCGCTACAACAACACGCTGTTCTACGGCGAG ATCCGTAACTCTCGGGCGAGCCATCTGTGCATGGACCAGGGCATGAAGGAGAACCACACGGCCACCCTGCACCCGTGCCACGGCTGGGGGCCTCAG TTGGGACGTTTCTCCAGAGAGGGACAGCTGTTCCTCGGTCCTCTGGGCAGCACCGGAGAGGACACCCGCTGTGTGGTGGACGACCAGGTCAGCAGCTTCCCTCAGCTGCTCAACTGCGACAAGGTCCCCAACGTGAAGCAGAAGACCTGGCATTTCTCTCAG aACGAGTCCATCATCAACCGAGCGACCGGACGCTGTGTGGAGGTGGTGCCGGCCAACGTTTACTTCGGCCACCTGCTGGTGCTGCAGCCCTGCTCCGGCCAGCGGTGGACCATTAAGAACGCCATGATGCAGTAG